The following are from one region of the Quercus robur chromosome 1, dhQueRobu3.1, whole genome shotgun sequence genome:
- the LOC126722250 gene encoding uncharacterized protein LOC126722250 → MEESSRPPLGEIRVIIGGSSTGQSSKSKKAYLKVVQSVQLSGRSPRARTTDEAAITFTDEDAERIHHPHDDALVITLMIADYTTRRVLVDNGSLADILYYPAFQQMRLGRDWFRPVNSPLVGFGGMKVQPVGTISLSVVVGAYPRQVTKDVNFLVVDCPSSYNVIIGRPTLNSWKAVTSTYHLSVKFATEHGVGQVQGDQLAARECYLAMLAMDEQIQAMNIEERRMVAEPTEALEDISLDEENPEKYPSVIIHRLNVCPSSKPVRQKKRVFAPERNDAIKDEVQKLMGARFIREVYYPDWLANVVMVKKANGKWRMCMDFTDLNKACPKDSYPLPRIDQLVDSTAGHKLLSFMDAFSGYNQIRMDEANQEKTSFVTSQGLFCYKVMSFGLKNTGATYQRLVNHMFRQQIGRNVEVYIDDMLVKSQDEGRHLDDLQETFDTLRQYHMKLNPSKCAFGVSSGKFLGFMVSYRGIEANPDKIQAILDMKPPQNTKEIQSLTGRVAALNRKLRHYFQAHVINVMMDHPLKKAMNRLEAVGRLIQWAVELSEFDIRYQPRHAKKAQVLADFIAEFTPSHDETEGNDKWVVHVDGSSTKYAGGIGVVLQSPEGDKLRHKVRLQYQATNNEVEYEALLKGLELAKSVEAKSILVLGDSQLVMGQVNEMYEAKEERMRKYLSRVMRLMKRFEKAEFVQIPREENVEADTIAKEASANEFMDESDEIQYMPSIDIPEVQQVENRGNWMTPIISYLKDG, encoded by the exons atggaagaaTCATCACGGCCACCACTCGGAGAAATAAGAGTCATTATAGGGGGAAGTTCGACAGGCCAGtcatccaagtccaagaaagcatACTTGAAGGTAGTGCAGAGTGTCCAGCTTTCTGGACGATCACCGAGAGCAAGGACCACGGACGAAGCAGCGATCACATTCACGGACGAAGACGCTGAGAGAATTCATCacccccatgatgatgctctcgTCATCACCTTAATGATTGCTGACTACACAACTAGAAGGGTGCTTGTAGACAACGGAAGCTTGGCGGACATTTTGTATTATCCAGCTTTTCAACAAATGAGGCTAGGACGAGACTGGTTCCGTCCAGTGAACTCCCCCCTAGTAGGTTTTGGTGGCATGAAGGTACAACCCGTGGGTACTATTTCCTTATCAGTGGTAGTGGGGGCATACCCACGACAAGTCACCAAGGAtgtgaacttccttgtggtagattgtCCGTCCTCCTATAACGTCATAATTGGACgaccaactttgaatagttggaagGCCGTTACCTCTACTTACCACCTATCAGTTAAGTTTGCAACAGAACACGGAGTAGGGCAGGTACAAGGGGATCAACTGGCAGCAAGAGAATGTTACTTGGCCATGTTGGCCATGGACGAGCAAATTCAAGccatgaatattgaagaaagGAGAATGGTAGCAGAGCCTACTGAAGCATTAGAAGACATTTCCCTGGACGAAGAGAACCCTGAGAAGT accctagtgtcattaTCCACCGTCTGAATGTATGCCCTTCCTCCAAGCCAGtgcggcaaaagaagagggtgtttgcccctgagAGAAATGATGCTATCAAAGACGAAGTTCAAAAACTGATGGGGGCGAGGTTTATCCGGGAAGTGTACTACCCAGATTGGTTGGCAAATGTTGTAATGGTCAAGAAGGCAAATGGtaagtggagaatgtgcatGGATTTTACCGActtgaacaaggcttgcccGAAAGATAGTTATCCGCTACCAcgcattgatcaattggtggatTCAACTGCGGGCCACAAGTTGCTTAGTTTCATGGACGCTTTTTCAGGATACAATCAAATAAGGATGGACGAGGCGAATCAGGAGAAAACATCCTTTGTCACTAGTCAAGGTTTATTCTGTTATAAGGTGATGTCGTTCGGCTTAAAGAATACGGGGGCCACATATCAGAGATTGGTCAATCACATGTTTCGACAACAGATTGGGcggaatgtggaagtctatATAGACGACATGCTGGTAAAGAGCCAGGATGAAGGAAGGCATCTAGACGACCTGCAGGAGACATTTGACACGCTGAGACAGtatcacatgaagctgaatcctagTAAATGTGCTTTCGGAGTAtcatcagggaaattccttggctttatGGTCTCCTACAGGGGAATTGAAGCGAATCCtgataaaattcaagcaatactAGACATGAAGCCTCCGCAGAATACAAAGGAGATTCAATCTCTTACTGGACGAGTCGCTGCActcaacag GAAGCTAAGGCACTATTTCCAGGCCCATGTCATTAATGTCATGATGGATCATCCACTTAAGAAGGCGATGAACAGACTGGAAGCGGTTGGACGATTGATTCAGTGGGCCGTCGAGCTCAGCGAATTTGACATCAgatatcaaccaaggcatgccaAAAAAGCTCAAGTATTAGCAGATTTCATTGCGGAATTTACCCCAAGTCATGATGAAACAGAAGGCAATGATAAATGGGTCGTCCATGTGGATGGATCATCCACAAAGTATGCAGGTGGAATTGGTGTGGTTTTACAATCCCCAGAAGGAGACAAATTGAGACACAAGGTTCGTCTACAGTACCAAGCAACTAACAATGAAGTcgagtatgaagcccttctcaaagggctagaattggctaagtctGTGGAAGCCAAGTCTATACTCGTCCTGGGAGATTCTCAGTTGGTCATGGGGCAAGTAAATGAAATGTACGAAGCAAAGGAGGAACGGATGAGGAAATACCTTAGTAGGGTGATGCGCCTAATGAAGAGATTTGAAAAAGCTGAattcgttcaaatcccaagggaggaaAACGTGGAAGCTGATACTATAGCGAAAGAAGCCTCAGCAAATGAATTTATGGACGAATCTGATGAAATTCAGTACATGCCAAGCATAGATATTCCAGAAGTACAACAGGTGGAAAATAGAGGAAACTGGATGACCCCGATTATATCATACCTGAAAGACGGATAG
- the LOC126722641 gene encoding magnesium transporter MRS2-11, chloroplastic isoform X1 gives MALTAPPPPSSSSSNLLQFPLHSRSSTALFSDLATSSRFFQSPWPPPLLSSHKTAISPTVIKEIQCKAKCSAKSTAEEGRLSEPETLAADGDESREDENVEQHQSSVATTTVPTGSKKVASSLSDSLSLGIREPVYEVVEVKSNGLVSTRKINRRQLLKSSGLRLRDIRSVDPSLFLTNSMPALLVREHAILLNLGSLRAMAMQECVLIFDYNSKGGKAFLETLLGRLNPKNMNGGPCMPFELEVVEAALLSRIQHLEHSLMNLEPRVRALLEVLPNRLTADVLEQLRISKQTLVELGSRAGALRQMLLDLLEDTEEIRRICIMGRNCTLKRGYDDVECSVPLEKQIAEEEEEEIEMLLENYLQRCESCHGQAEKLLDSAKEMEDSIAVNLSSRRLEVSRVELLLQVGTFCVGVGALVAGIFGMNLRSYLEEHLFAFWLTTAGIIVGAVLAFFLMYSYLKTRKIL, from the exons ATGGCTCTAACtgcacctcctcctccttcttcttcttcctccaatCTCCTCCAATTTCCACTTCACTCTCGCTCCTCAACCGCTCTCTTCTCCGATCTCGCCACCAGCTCTCGCTTCTTCCAATCTCCATGGCCACCGCCTCTGCTTTCGTCGCACAAGACCGCGATTTCTCCGACTGTTATCAAGGAGATTCAGTGTAAAGCGAAATGCTCCGCGAAATCCACGGCGGAGGAGGGCCGGTTGAGCGAACCGGAAACCCTAGCCGCTGATGGCGATGAATCCAGAGAAGATGAGAATGTCGAGCAACACCAGAGCTCAGTGGCAACTACTACTGTACCTACTGGTTCGAAGAAGGTTGCCTCGTCACTGAGTGATTCTCTTTCTCTCGGGATTCGCGAGCCAGTTTACGAG GTGGTAGAAGTAAAGTCGAATGGGTTGGTATCTACTAGGAAAATCAATAGACGCCAGTTATTGAAGTCAAGTG GTCTTCGTCTACGAGATATAAGAAGTGTAGATCCATCATTGTTTTTAACAAACTCTATGCCTGCTTTACTG GTCCGTGAGCATGCTATTCTTCTTAATCTGGGCTCATTGAGAGCAATGGCGATGCAAGAGTGCGTCCTTATTTTTGACTATAACAG TAAAGGCGGGAAGGCCTTTCTAGAAACATTGCTGGGTCGATTGAACCCCAAAAACATGAATGGAGGGCCATGTATGCCATTTGAGCTTGAG GTTGTTGAAGCAGCATTGCTTTCGCGAATACAGCATTTGGAGCATAGTTTAATGAATTTAGAACCTCGT GTACGAGCTCTACTCGAGGTTTTGCCAAACCGATTAACTGCTGATGTATTGGAGCAACTTCGTATTAGCAAGCAAACTTTG GTTGAATTGGGTTCAAGGGCAGGGGCTCTCAGACAAATGTTGCTTGATCTACTGGAGGACACCGAGGAGATACGTCGTATTTGTATTATGGGAAGAAACTGCACACTTAAGAGAGGATATGATGATGTGGAATGCTCTGTCCCATTAGAGAAGCAGATTGCTGAGG aagaggaggaagaaattGAGATGCTGCTGGAAAATTATCTTCAAAG ATGTGAATCTTGTCATGGTCAGGCTGAAAAGCTTCTTGACTCTGCAAAAGAAATGGAAGATTCAATTGCTGTCAATTTGAG TTCACGGAGGCTTGAGGTTAGCAGAGTGGAATTGCTTCTCCAGGTTGGGACATTTTGTGTGGGTGTAGGTGCTCTAGTTGCGG GTATTTTTGGCATGAACTTGAGGTCCTACCTTGAAGAACATCTG TTTGCATTTTGGCTAACAACAGCTGGGATAATTGTTGGTGCTGTTCTAGCATTTTTCCTCATGTATTCCTATCTCAAAACACGGAAGATACT GTGA
- the LOC126722641 gene encoding magnesium transporter MRS2-11, chloroplastic isoform X2: protein MALTAPPPPSSSSSNLLQFPLHSRSSTALFSDLATSSRFFQSPWPPPLLSSHKTAISPTVIKEIQCKAKCSAKSTAEEGRLSEPETLAADGDESREDENVEQHQSSVATTTVPTGSKKVASSLSDSLSLGIREPVYEVVEVKSNGLVSTRKINRRQLLKSSGLRLRDIRSVDPSLFLTNSMPALLVREHAILLNLGSLRAMAMQECVLIFDYNSKGGKAFLETLLGRLNPKNMNGGPCMPFELEVRALLEVLPNRLTADVLEQLRISKQTLVELGSRAGALRQMLLDLLEDTEEIRRICIMGRNCTLKRGYDDVECSVPLEKQIAEEEEEEIEMLLENYLQRCESCHGQAEKLLDSAKEMEDSIAVNLSSRRLEVSRVELLLQVGTFCVGVGALVAGIFGMNLRSYLEEHLFAFWLTTAGIIVGAVLAFFLMYSYLKTRKIL from the exons ATGGCTCTAACtgcacctcctcctccttcttcttcttcctccaatCTCCTCCAATTTCCACTTCACTCTCGCTCCTCAACCGCTCTCTTCTCCGATCTCGCCACCAGCTCTCGCTTCTTCCAATCTCCATGGCCACCGCCTCTGCTTTCGTCGCACAAGACCGCGATTTCTCCGACTGTTATCAAGGAGATTCAGTGTAAAGCGAAATGCTCCGCGAAATCCACGGCGGAGGAGGGCCGGTTGAGCGAACCGGAAACCCTAGCCGCTGATGGCGATGAATCCAGAGAAGATGAGAATGTCGAGCAACACCAGAGCTCAGTGGCAACTACTACTGTACCTACTGGTTCGAAGAAGGTTGCCTCGTCACTGAGTGATTCTCTTTCTCTCGGGATTCGCGAGCCAGTTTACGAG GTGGTAGAAGTAAAGTCGAATGGGTTGGTATCTACTAGGAAAATCAATAGACGCCAGTTATTGAAGTCAAGTG GTCTTCGTCTACGAGATATAAGAAGTGTAGATCCATCATTGTTTTTAACAAACTCTATGCCTGCTTTACTG GTCCGTGAGCATGCTATTCTTCTTAATCTGGGCTCATTGAGAGCAATGGCGATGCAAGAGTGCGTCCTTATTTTTGACTATAACAG TAAAGGCGGGAAGGCCTTTCTAGAAACATTGCTGGGTCGATTGAACCCCAAAAACATGAATGGAGGGCCATGTATGCCATTTGAGCTTGAG GTACGAGCTCTACTCGAGGTTTTGCCAAACCGATTAACTGCTGATGTATTGGAGCAACTTCGTATTAGCAAGCAAACTTTG GTTGAATTGGGTTCAAGGGCAGGGGCTCTCAGACAAATGTTGCTTGATCTACTGGAGGACACCGAGGAGATACGTCGTATTTGTATTATGGGAAGAAACTGCACACTTAAGAGAGGATATGATGATGTGGAATGCTCTGTCCCATTAGAGAAGCAGATTGCTGAGG aagaggaggaagaaattGAGATGCTGCTGGAAAATTATCTTCAAAG ATGTGAATCTTGTCATGGTCAGGCTGAAAAGCTTCTTGACTCTGCAAAAGAAATGGAAGATTCAATTGCTGTCAATTTGAG TTCACGGAGGCTTGAGGTTAGCAGAGTGGAATTGCTTCTCCAGGTTGGGACATTTTGTGTGGGTGTAGGTGCTCTAGTTGCGG GTATTTTTGGCATGAACTTGAGGTCCTACCTTGAAGAACATCTG TTTGCATTTTGGCTAACAACAGCTGGGATAATTGTTGGTGCTGTTCTAGCATTTTTCCTCATGTATTCCTATCTCAAAACACGGAAGATACT GTGA
- the LOC126722654 gene encoding uncharacterized protein LOC126722654, translated as MADNRSEASDYSSEEEGSEDYRRGGYHKVQVGDTFKNGCYVVQRKLGWGHFSTVWLAWDTQRSLYVALKIQKSAQHYTEAALDEIKILKQLAEGDLDDKKCVVKLLDNFKHTGPNGHHVCMVFEYLGDNLLTLIKYSGYRGVPLHMVKEICYHILVGLDYLHRQLSVIHTDLKPENVLLLSTIDPSKDPRISGAPLILPISKNKTLSEFQASKDTKSLSGDLTKNQKKKIRKKAKKAAHGRVEHETTEGNEADSKSLGEEDSSTNIKSVEGSFEEQPNNSVKDESTKGDETKDSCEGSGRRGSHSTKKKLLAAVDRRCKLVDFGNACWTYKQFTNDIQTRQYRSPEVILGSKYSTPADLWSFACICFEMATGDVLFDPHNGDNYDKDEDHLAQMMELLGMMPRKIALGGRYSRDFFNRCGELRHIRRLRFWPINKVLMEKYDFSEQDANDLAEFLVPLLDFVPEKRPTAAQCLSHRWISAGPRLLEPSVADIQLEATDESLSENKRREKYDREAMEVGFANIAVNGA; from the exons ATGGCGGATAATCGGAGCGAGGCGAGTGATTACTCGTCGGAGGAAGAGGGCAGCGAGGATTACAGGCGAGGAGGGTACCACAAGGTCCAAGTCGGTGATACTTTCAAGAATGGGTGCTATGTTGTGCAGAGAAAGCTTGGGTGGGGCCACTTCTCCACTGTCTGGCTCGCTTGGGACACTCAAAGATCG CTTTATGTAgctttaaaaattcaaaagagTGCTCAGCATTACACTGAGGCTGCGTTGGACGAGATAAAGATTCTCAAACAGCTTGCTGAAGGGGACCTGGATGATAAGAAATGTGTTGTGAAGCTTTTGGATAATTTTAAGCATACGGGGCCAAATGGGCATCATGTTTGTATGGTTTTTGAGTATTTGGGGGATAATCTTTTGACGCTTATTAAGTATAGTGGTTACCGAGGGGTTCCTCTCCACATGGTTAAAGAAATTTGTTACCATATTTTGGTTGGTTTGGATTACTTGCATCGTCAACTCTCAGTTATACATACTGATTTGAAGCCAGAGAATGTCCTGCTTTTGTCGACGATTGATCCATCCAAAGATCCTAGGATATCAGGTGCTCCTCTCATCCTTCCAATCAGCAAGAATAAAACTTTGTCCGAGTTTCAGGCTTCAAAAGACACTAAGAGTTTGAGTGGGGACCTGACCAAgaatcagaagaagaagattcgAAAAAAAGCTAAGAAGGCAGCTCATGGTCGTGTGGAGCATGAAACTACTGAGGGAAATGAAGCAGATTCAAAATCACTTGGTGAAGAAGATTCCAGTACTAATATTAAATCAGTTGAGGGTTCTTTTGAAGAACAACCAAATAATTCTGTGAAAGATGAATCAACAAAGGGTGATGAAACAAAGGATAGTTGTGAAGGAAGTGGTAGGAGGGGAAGCCATTCCACAAAGAAGAAGCTACTGGCAGCTGTTGATCGTAGGTGCAAATTGGTTGATTTTGGAAATGCTTGTTGGACATATAAGCAATTTACCAATGATATTCAGACAAGACAGTATAGAAGCCCAGAGGTTATTCTTGGATCTAAATACTCAACACCTGCAGATCTCTGGTCCTTTGCTTGCATTTGCTTCGAGATGGCCACTGGAGATGTTCTATTTGATCCTCACAATGGTGACAACTATGATAAGGATGAG gATCACTTGGCACAAATGATGGAGCTTCTTGGAATGATGCCACGCAAG ATTGCTTTAGGTGGCCGCTATTCCCGAGATTTCTTCAATAGATGTGGGGAATTGAGGCATATCCGTCGATTGCGTTTTTGGCCTATTAATAAGGTGCTAATGGAGAAGTATGATTTCAGTGAGCAAGATGCAAATGATCTGGCTGAGTTCCTTGTTCCATTACTTGATTTTGTCCCTGAAAAGAGGCCAACAGCAGCTCAATGCCTTAGTCACCGATGGATTAGTGCAGGCCCTCGGCTTCTTGAGCCTTCGGTGGCTGATATCCAACTTGAGGCCACAGATGAGTCTCTATCTGAGAATAAAAGGAGGGAAAAGTATGACAGGGAGGCAATGGAAGTTGGATTTGCAAACATAGCCGTAAATGGAGCTTGA